In a single window of the Veillonella sp. genome:
- the brnQ gene encoding branched-chain amino acid transport system II carrier protein produces the protein MNGNDKLSARAYWAIGMMLFALFFGAGNLIFPAALGQQAGSNVGWALLGFVLTGVGLPLLGVAAMGYSSCKDVEELASRVHPIYGLLYTISLYLSIGPMFATPRTGTVAYEIAIKPFTEGLSMNMEPIFLALFFGVSLWLSISPQKLVNRIGNILTPALLLVILLLIIKSFMTPLGGYAVPQPTYGDAPTAVLQGFLDGYNTMDALASVVFAILVIDFVRLSGATSRAVITKTVMEVGAIAVSLLGIVYVFIANIGATSVERFGLFDTGAPVLSVSANYLFGEFGQIILAIIVLLACLSTSIGLITSCGTYFHKLTPKISYKLYVVIFSVAAFGLSMFGLKTIISAAIPVLMLLYPLTIVIILLALLHNVFGGRRCVYAWTMAFTMISALMTGLETAGIAPVALEQLFTQYIPFQAAGMGWVSFAVLGFVVGLIHKGLVSENK, from the coding sequence ATGAATGGTAATGATAAATTATCTGCCCGTGCCTATTGGGCTATAGGCATGATGTTATTCGCCCTATTCTTTGGGGCAGGGAATTTGATCTTCCCAGCGGCCTTAGGTCAACAAGCTGGTAGTAATGTAGGTTGGGCTTTGCTCGGCTTCGTATTAACAGGTGTAGGCCTTCCACTTTTAGGTGTTGCAGCGATGGGGTACTCGTCTTGTAAAGATGTTGAAGAACTTGCGAGCCGTGTTCATCCAATTTATGGCTTGTTGTACACAATTTCTCTTTACTTGAGTATCGGTCCAATGTTTGCGACGCCACGTACTGGTACTGTAGCTTATGAAATTGCAATTAAACCTTTCACAGAAGGTTTAAGCATGAATATGGAACCAATTTTCTTGGCATTATTCTTTGGTGTTTCTTTGTGGTTATCCATTAGCCCACAAAAGCTTGTTAATCGTATCGGTAATATTTTGACACCAGCATTACTACTTGTAATTCTGTTGTTAATTATTAAATCCTTTATGACTCCGCTAGGCGGCTATGCAGTGCCACAACCTACTTATGGTGATGCACCTACAGCTGTGTTGCAAGGTTTCTTGGACGGCTATAATACGATGGATGCATTGGCTTCCGTAGTATTTGCTATTCTTGTAATCGACTTTGTTCGTCTTAGCGGCGCTACATCTCGTGCGGTTATTACAAAAACAGTAATGGAGGTAGGCGCTATTGCAGTATCTCTTCTTGGTATTGTTTATGTATTTATCGCTAACATTGGTGCTACTAGTGTTGAACGCTTTGGTTTGTTTGATACGGGTGCTCCTGTGTTGTCCGTAAGTGCTAACTACTTGTTCGGTGAATTCGGTCAAATTATCTTGGCTATCATCGTTCTCTTGGCTTGCTTGTCTACGAGTATCGGTCTTATCACTTCTTGTGGTACGTACTTCCACAAGTTGACACCGAAGATTAGCTATAAATTATATGTAGTAATCTTCTCCGTAGCAGCATTTGGTCTTAGCATGTTCGGTTTGAAAACAATCATCAGTGCAGCGATTCCAGTGTTGATGCTCTTGTATCCGTTAACGATTGTAATCATCTTGTTGGCACTTCTTCACAATGTTTTCGGTGGTCGTCGTTGCGTATACGCATGGACAATGGCTTTCACAATGATCTCTGCTCTTATGACTGGTCTTGAAACGGCAGGTATTGCACCTGTTGCATTGGAACAGCTCTTTACTCAATACATTCCATTCCAGGCTGCTGGCATGGGCTGGGTGAGCTTTGCGGTATTAGGCTTTGTTGTAGGTCTTATCCATAAAGGTCTTGTGTCCGAGAATAAATAA
- a CDS encoding iron-containing alcohol dehydrogenase family protein — protein sequence MRNTHCLPSYSFGGHEVFDAIPKFTKLYGKSVAIIGGETALSKALPHIRPVLDKAGIKVLDIIHFGGECTFARGKEIAQMASVKDADFMFAVGGGKAMDTVKVVALELDDKPFFTIPTIASTCAATSEVAAVYTAEHTFDDVAFVNHPPVHCFIDADILVEAPSRYLWAGMGDTIAKHYETHLSARNREQDYNTQLGLTLASMCSEPILAHGIQAYKDSQANKRSDAFDTIAMTVIFTTGIVSGCVPMAYNSNMAHAVCYGCVTNKETEENHLHGEMVAYGLLILLTVDQQMDELQRWLPVYRELGWPTKLSQLDLTASHIPQIVEKATSVHDIDVSPYKITADMLTKAIQYMESLD from the coding sequence ATGCGTAATACTCATTGTTTACCTAGTTATAGTTTTGGCGGTCATGAGGTGTTCGACGCTATTCCCAAATTTACAAAATTATATGGTAAGTCTGTAGCTATCATCGGTGGTGAGACAGCTCTTTCTAAAGCTTTGCCACATATTCGTCCAGTGCTTGATAAAGCAGGGATTAAAGTGCTAGATATTATTCACTTTGGTGGAGAGTGTACTTTCGCTCGAGGTAAGGAAATTGCACAAATGGCTTCTGTAAAAGATGCGGACTTTATGTTTGCTGTTGGTGGCGGTAAGGCCATGGATACGGTAAAAGTAGTAGCTCTAGAGTTAGATGATAAACCATTCTTTACAATTCCGACCATTGCCTCTACTTGTGCTGCAACGTCAGAAGTAGCAGCTGTATACACTGCAGAGCATACTTTTGATGACGTAGCCTTTGTAAATCATCCTCCTGTGCACTGCTTTATTGATGCTGATATTCTCGTAGAAGCACCAAGCCGTTACTTGTGGGCGGGAATGGGAGATACTATTGCAAAACACTATGAAACTCATCTTTCTGCTCGCAATCGTGAGCAAGACTATAATACTCAGTTAGGCCTTACTCTAGCTTCTATGTGTAGTGAACCAATTCTAGCACATGGTATACAAGCCTATAAAGACAGTCAAGCTAATAAACGTAGTGATGCATTTGATACCATTGCCATGACTGTTATCTTTACTACCGGTATTGTATCAGGTTGTGTACCTATGGCATATAATAGTAACATGGCTCATGCTGTATGTTATGGCTGTGTTACAAATAAAGAAACAGAAGAAAACCATTTGCATGGTGAAATGGTAGCATATGGCTTACTTATTTTGTTAACCGTTGACCAACAAATGGATGAATTACAACGGTGGTTGCCAGTATATCGAGAATTAGGTTGGCCTACTAAACTTTCACAATTAGATCTTACTGCATCACATATTCCTCAAATTGTTGAAAAGGCTACATCTGTTCATGATATTGATGTATCTCCATATAAAATTACAGCAGATATGTTGACTAAGGCTATTCAATACATGGAATCTCTTGATTAA
- a CDS encoding DUF1653 domain-containing protein produces MRKIVKGGLYRHFKGMYYYVLDVATHSETNEQFVVYQKLYDQRDLYVRPLDMFLSDVDQEKYPDVEQKERFKLMSGRD; encoded by the coding sequence ATGCGAAAAATTGTAAAGGGTGGCTTATATCGTCATTTTAAAGGTATGTACTATTATGTGTTAGATGTTGCAACTCATTCGGAAACAAATGAACAGTTCGTGGTATATCAAAAATTATATGACCAACGTGACTTATATGTACGACCACTAGATATGTTTTTGAGTGATGTGGATCAAGAAAAATATCCTGATGTAGAGCAGAAAGAGCGATTTAAGTTAATGAGCGGACGTGATTAG
- a CDS encoding HAD family hydrolase — MEQKFFFFDIDNTLAVWPEGKIPDSAQYSLDELKRRGHRVALATGRIQVDAKRFAEQAGLTDFVADGGHSVTVNNELVSMIGMDRDACINYLEYLESHNIPWAVTDRNKLGRITPYKEILDWHPNWDVFKTTVDPNFDFHNVEEFYKIYVFFKEGEEEEKEIEHMTHKLIRYGDGCVLYEPMEKALGIRNMLDYFGMKPNQAVVFGDGYNDLSMFRPEWLNIAMGNARAELKEKADYITTDCDKDGIYNACKHFKWID; from the coding sequence GTGGAACAGAAATTTTTCTTTTTCGATATAGACAATACCTTAGCTGTGTGGCCGGAAGGTAAAATTCCTGACAGTGCACAATATAGTTTGGATGAACTGAAGCGCCGTGGCCATCGGGTAGCGCTTGCTACAGGTCGTATCCAAGTAGATGCTAAGCGTTTTGCTGAGCAAGCAGGTCTTACAGATTTTGTGGCAGACGGAGGCCATAGTGTTACTGTTAATAATGAACTAGTGTCCATGATTGGCATGGATCGTGATGCATGCATTAACTATTTGGAATATTTAGAGTCCCACAATATTCCTTGGGCTGTAACAGATCGGAATAAATTAGGCCGAATTACGCCGTATAAGGAAATATTAGATTGGCATCCGAATTGGGATGTTTTTAAAACGACAGTAGATCCTAATTTTGACTTTCATAATGTAGAAGAGTTTTATAAGATTTATGTGTTCTTTAAAGAAGGGGAAGAAGAGGAAAAAGAAATTGAGCATATGACGCATAAGCTCATTCGTTATGGCGATGGCTGTGTTTTATATGAACCAATGGAAAAAGCTTTGGGTATTCGCAATATGCTTGATTATTTTGGTATGAAACCTAATCAAGCCGTAGTATTTGGTGATGGATATAATGATTTGTCTATGTTTAGACCAGAATGGCTTAATATTGCCATGGGGAATGCACGTGCTGAATTGAAAGAAAAAGCCGATTATATCACTACCGACTGTGATAAGGATGGCATTTATAATGCGTGTAAGCATTTCAAGTGGATTGATTGA
- a CDS encoding peptidylprolyl isomerase, whose product MNWKRLALCAMLGITMLGTAACGTKSGEQPQGNTVKAETVAMPNFSNAPIADEYAIFDTNYGQFKVRLLGSKAPITVKNFDYLVKKGFYNGVTFHRVIEGFMIQGGDPDGTGAGGPGYTIPDEFSNDLHFNKMGVLAMANRGPNTGGSQFFITLGPTDWLDNKHTIFGTVVQGMDVVEKIGKVKTGRNDKPVEPVIINTITLEPITDDAKNGK is encoded by the coding sequence ATGAACTGGAAACGCTTGGCTTTATGCGCAATGTTGGGGATTACAATGCTTGGTACAGCAGCTTGTGGTACAAAAAGTGGGGAACAACCACAAGGAAATACTGTAAAAGCAGAAACGGTAGCTATGCCTAACTTCTCTAATGCGCCAATCGCTGATGAGTATGCTATTTTTGATACAAATTATGGTCAATTCAAAGTTCGTTTGCTAGGCTCTAAAGCACCTATTACGGTAAAAAACTTTGATTACTTAGTAAAAAAAGGTTTCTATAATGGTGTTACATTCCATCGCGTTATCGAAGGCTTTATGATTCAAGGCGGGGATCCAGATGGTACAGGTGCTGGCGGTCCAGGCTATACAATTCCTGATGAGTTCTCCAATGATTTACACTTCAATAAAATGGGCGTTCTTGCCATGGCAAACCGAGGCCCTAATACAGGTGGTTCTCAATTCTTTATTACATTGGGACCTACAGATTGGTTAGATAACAAACACACTATCTTTGGTACCGTAGTACAAGGTATGGATGTAGTTGAAAAAATTGGCAAAGTAAAAACTGGTCGCAATGATAAACCAGTAGAGCCAGTAATCATCAATACTATTACGTTGGAACCGATTACTGATGATGCAAAAAATGGCAAATAA
- a CDS encoding GIY-YIG nuclease family protein, whose protein sequence is MANKEAKSEERHYVYLVRCADDSLYCGWTTDIERRIEAHNGLIPGGAKYTRGRRPVTLVYSESFHNKQDAQRREYAIKQMTKTKKLRLIEGAK, encoded by the coding sequence ATGGCAAATAAGGAGGCCAAGTCTGAAGAGCGGCACTACGTGTACTTGGTGCGTTGCGCAGATGATTCCTTGTATTGTGGGTGGACCACCGATATTGAGCGCCGTATAGAGGCTCATAATGGGCTTATTCCAGGCGGTGCTAAGTATACGAGAGGGCGACGTCCTGTTACATTGGTGTATTCTGAAAGCTTTCACAATAAACAAGATGCACAACGTAGAGAATATGCCATAAAACAGATGACAAAGACTAAGAAATTGCGACTCATTGAGGGTGCAAAATAG
- a CDS encoding DUF1934 domain-containing protein codes for MKRVLVSVKSVQRDMDGKDTVVELISPGTSHEKGNAQYVRYEESSVTGLDGVKTTIKIHDDSIVLLRTGAVNMRHQYVRGEERESVYETPYGDLHMAVNTHELTVDFHDGVGHVHLGYDISVEGEWQFYNQLDIDVREDTEHGNEGNPEIGD; via the coding sequence ATGAAGCGGGTTCTAGTGTCCGTAAAAAGTGTACAACGAGATATGGACGGCAAGGATACCGTAGTGGAACTGATTTCCCCAGGTACATCACATGAAAAGGGTAATGCTCAGTATGTGCGTTATGAAGAATCTAGTGTGACTGGCTTAGATGGGGTAAAGACGACCATTAAAATCCATGATGACTCTATTGTATTGCTTCGAACAGGGGCTGTGAATATGCGTCATCAATATGTCCGTGGTGAAGAGCGCGAATCCGTGTATGAAACACCGTATGGTGATTTGCACATGGCCGTGAATACTCATGAATTAACAGTAGACTTTCACGACGGCGTAGGTCATGTTCATTTAGGATATGATATTTCCGTCGAAGGTGAATGGCAATTTTATAATCAGTTAGATATAGACGTGCGGGAGGATACAGAGCATGGAAATGAAGGAAATCCTGAAATCGGGGATTGA
- the argS gene encoding arginine--tRNA ligase gives MEMKEILKSGIEQALQDTINSGGLPAGEYPEIVLEVPPQKEFGDFSTNIAMQSARVARQNPRAIAEALISHMNFDWLERAEVAGAGFINFFLKSDMVYDTLKAILNAGDQYGVQPLRARDTIQVEYVSANPTGPLHVGHGRGAAYGSALVNLLRAAGYNVQSEYYINDAGNQIDNMAISIEYRFQELQGATLVFPPKRNEDGSMPEFDIPEGALVFPENGYRGPDIIETAKAIAEREGFDKLNTMNEADRVALFKEEGLKEKLARLEETLSNFRVTFDNWFSERTVHEADEIHHSVEALKALGKVYEKDGALWLKSTDYGDDKDRVVIRDNGVPTYLAADIAYHRNKYDRGFKEMIDIWGADHHGYVCRVKAAMAAFGYDPDKLTVLLLQMVALFRDGQLVKLSKRSGDSVTLDELIEEVGVDASRYFFLMRSLDSQLDFDINLAKSRSNDNPVYYIQYAHARIHSIYNQVREAGIAFGDYSETDFTTLTSEMELELIKKLAEYPEEVVQSAEHRAPHRIARYLFDLASMFHSFYRQGRIIGVDPALQQARLGLITAIALVLRQGLGILGISAPEKM, from the coding sequence ATGGAAATGAAGGAAATCCTGAAATCGGGGATTGAACAGGCATTACAAGATACGATTAACAGCGGTGGCTTACCAGCTGGGGAATATCCAGAAATCGTTCTCGAAGTGCCACCTCAAAAAGAATTCGGTGATTTTTCTACAAATATCGCTATGCAATCCGCTCGTGTAGCTCGTCAAAACCCTCGTGCTATTGCAGAGGCTTTGATTAGTCATATGAATTTTGATTGGCTCGAACGCGCTGAGGTTGCTGGTGCAGGTTTCATCAATTTCTTCTTGAAATCTGATATGGTATACGATACGTTGAAAGCTATTTTAAATGCTGGCGATCAGTATGGTGTTCAACCATTGCGTGCACGCGATACGATTCAAGTAGAGTACGTAAGTGCGAACCCAACAGGTCCGTTACATGTCGGACATGGTCGTGGTGCTGCGTATGGTAGTGCACTTGTAAACTTGTTGCGTGCAGCAGGTTACAATGTACAATCCGAGTACTACATCAATGATGCAGGTAACCAAATCGATAATATGGCTATCTCCATTGAGTACCGTTTCCAAGAGTTGCAAGGTGCTACATTAGTGTTCCCACCTAAGCGCAACGAAGATGGTTCCATGCCTGAATTCGATATTCCAGAAGGGGCTCTCGTATTCCCTGAAAATGGCTACCGTGGTCCTGATATTATCGAGACTGCAAAAGCTATTGCAGAACGCGAAGGCTTCGATAAATTAAATACTATGAACGAAGCTGATCGTGTAGCATTGTTTAAAGAAGAGGGCTTAAAAGAAAAATTAGCTCGCTTAGAGGAAACATTAAGCAATTTCCGTGTTACTTTCGATAATTGGTTCTCTGAACGTACTGTTCATGAAGCTGATGAAATTCATCACTCCGTAGAGGCGTTAAAGGCTCTTGGCAAAGTGTATGAAAAAGACGGTGCATTGTGGTTGAAATCTACTGACTATGGCGATGATAAAGACCGCGTAGTTATTCGTGATAATGGCGTTCCTACATATTTAGCAGCAGATATTGCATACCACCGCAATAAATATGATCGTGGATTCAAAGAAATGATTGATATTTGGGGCGCTGACCATCATGGTTATGTATGCCGTGTAAAAGCTGCTATGGCTGCTTTTGGTTATGACCCAGATAAACTAACAGTATTATTGTTACAAATGGTAGCATTGTTCCGCGATGGACAACTCGTTAAATTATCTAAACGTAGCGGTGATAGCGTTACATTAGATGAATTGATTGAAGAGGTTGGCGTAGATGCATCTCGTTACTTCTTCTTGATGCGTTCTCTAGATAGCCAACTTGATTTTGATATTAACTTGGCTAAATCTCGTAGCAATGATAACCCAGTATATTATATTCAATATGCTCATGCCCGTATTCACAGCATTTACAACCAAGTGCGTGAAGCAGGCATTGCATTTGGTGATTATAGTGAAACTGATTTCACAACGCTTACAAGCGAAATGGAATTAGAATTGATTAAAAAATTAGCTGAATATCCAGAAGAGGTCGTTCAATCTGCTGAACATCGTGCACCACATCGTATTGCTCGTTACTTATTCGATTTGGCAAGCATGTTCCACTCCTTCTATCGTCAAGGTCGCATCATTGGCGTAGATCCAGCGTTACAACAAGCTCGTCTAGGATTAATCACAGCGATTGCCCTCGTACTTCGTCAAGGCTTGGGTATTTTAGGTATTTCTGCTCCGGAAAAAATGTAA
- a CDS encoding CTP synthase, whose protein sequence is MATKYIFVTGGVVSSLGKGITAASLGRLLKNRGFNVTIQKFDPYINIDPGTMSPYQHGEVFVTDDGAETDLDLGHYERFIDINLSKRSNITAGKVYWSVINKERKGDYLGSTVQVIPHITNEIKQNVYRVGKEDNADVVITEIGGTVGDIESLPFMEAIRQVKKEVGRNDVLYIHVTLVPYINAAGELKTKPTQHSVKELRSIGIQPDILVCRSEKHISDEMKEKLALFCDVEPEAVIENQTCSSIYEVPLMMQDQGLDDIVIKKLGLEERPCDMAEWKEMVHKILNPSKDITVAIVGKYVALHDAYLSVVEALDHAGIATGTKVNIRWIDSEELDDTSVDPKEVIDGVEGIIVPGGFGSRGVEGKIRTIQYARENNIPYLGLCLGMQSAVMEFARNVCGMEGATSSEFDENAKYKVIDLMSDQVDVDKKGGTMRLGIYPCKVEAGTKTHEAYGEDLIYERHRHRYEFNNEYRQQLTDAGLVISGTSPDGRLVESIEVKNHPFFIGTQAHPELKSRPNNAHPLFRGFVDAILELKK, encoded by the coding sequence ATGGCAACTAAGTATATTTTCGTAACTGGCGGCGTTGTTTCTTCTCTTGGTAAAGGGATTACAGCAGCATCCTTGGGTCGCTTGCTTAAAAACCGCGGTTTCAACGTAACGATTCAAAAATTTGACCCATACATTAATATCGACCCTGGTACGATGAGCCCTTACCAACACGGTGAAGTATTCGTAACAGATGACGGTGCTGAAACTGACCTTGATTTGGGTCACTATGAACGCTTCATCGATATTAACCTTAGTAAACGTTCCAACATTACAGCAGGTAAAGTGTACTGGTCTGTAATCAATAAAGAACGTAAAGGTGATTACTTGGGCAGCACTGTACAAGTAATTCCACACATTACAAATGAAATCAAACAAAACGTATACCGCGTAGGTAAAGAGGATAACGCAGATGTAGTTATCACTGAAATCGGTGGTACTGTAGGTGATATTGAAAGCTTGCCATTTATGGAAGCTATCCGCCAAGTGAAAAAAGAAGTAGGCCGTAATGATGTACTTTACATTCACGTAACATTGGTACCTTACATCAATGCAGCAGGCGAGTTGAAAACTAAACCTACACAACACAGCGTAAAAGAATTGCGCAGCATTGGTATTCAACCAGATATTTTGGTATGCCGCAGCGAAAAACACATTTCTGATGAAATGAAAGAAAAACTTGCTTTGTTCTGTGACGTAGAACCAGAAGCAGTTATTGAAAACCAAACTTGCAGCTCCATCTATGAAGTGCCATTGATGATGCAAGATCAAGGTCTTGATGATATTGTTATCAAAAAATTAGGCCTTGAAGAACGCCCTTGCGATATGGCTGAATGGAAAGAAATGGTTCATAAAATCTTGAACCCTAGTAAAGATATTACAGTTGCTATCGTTGGTAAATATGTAGCATTACATGATGCGTATTTATCCGTAGTTGAAGCATTAGATCATGCTGGTATTGCCACGGGTACTAAAGTAAATATTCGTTGGATTGACTCCGAAGAACTTGATGATACATCTGTAGATCCTAAAGAGGTAATTGATGGTGTTGAAGGTATCATCGTACCTGGTGGATTTGGTTCCCGTGGTGTAGAAGGTAAAATCCGCACAATTCAATATGCTCGTGAAAATAATATTCCATATCTCGGTCTATGCCTTGGCATGCAATCTGCAGTAATGGAATTTGCTCGTAACGTATGTGGCATGGAAGGTGCTACATCTAGCGAATTCGACGAAAATGCTAAATACAAAGTAATCGACTTGATGAGTGATCAAGTTGATGTAGATAAAAAAGGCGGTACAATGCGTCTTGGTATTTATCCTTGTAAAGTAGAAGCAGGTACAAAAACTCATGAAGCTTATGGTGAAGATTTGATTTATGAACGTCATCGTCATCGCTATGAGTTTAACAATGAATATCGTCAACAATTGACTGATGCGGGACTTGTTATCTCTGGTACATCTCCAGATGGTCGCCTTGTGGAAAGTATTGAAGTGAAAAACCATCCATTCTTCATTGGTACACAAGCGCATCCAGAACTTAAATCCCGTCCGAATAATGCACATCCATTATTCCGCGGCTTCGTAGATGCGATTTTGGAACTAAAAAAATAG
- the ahpC gene encoding alkyl hydroperoxide reductase subunit C, with amino-acid sequence MSIIGKQLPEFTLDAFKKPELVKVSTADVLGKWSIFVFYPADFTFVCPTELEDVQNSYAELKELGCEVYSVSCDSEFVHKAWSDASPSINKIEYYMLADKKHELADFFDVFQEESAMAYRGTFVVDPEGFVRTAEIHDMGIGRSAEELVRKVQAAQFVAKHGDQVCPARWKPGKDTLKPGLDLVGKI; translated from the coding sequence ATGTCTATTATTGGTAAACAACTTCCTGAATTTACTCTAGATGCTTTCAAAAAACCTGAATTAGTAAAAGTTAGTACTGCCGATGTGTTGGGCAAATGGTCCATCTTCGTATTCTATCCAGCAGACTTCACATTTGTTTGCCCTACAGAATTAGAAGACGTACAAAACTCTTATGCAGAATTGAAAGAACTAGGTTGCGAAGTTTACTCCGTATCTTGTGACTCTGAATTTGTTCACAAAGCATGGTCTGATGCTTCTCCAAGCATTAATAAAATCGAGTACTACATGTTAGCTGATAAAAAACATGAATTAGCTGATTTCTTCGACGTATTCCAAGAAGAATCCGCTATGGCTTACCGTGGTACATTCGTAGTAGATCCAGAAGGTTTCGTTCGTACAGCTGAAATCCATGATATGGGTATCGGCCGTTCTGCTGAAGAATTGGTTCGTAAAGTACAAGCGGCTCAATTCGTAGCAAAACATGGTGACCAAGTGTGTCCTGCACGTTGGAAACCAGGTAAAGACACATTGAAACCAGGTCTTGATCTAGTAGGTAAAATCTAA
- a CDS encoding Rrf2 family transcriptional regulator — MRISTKGRYALMVLIDLAEQGQDKPVSLRSVAERQGISEKYLEGIVARLGAANLVDSIRGKYGGYRLSKSPKEYTIIEILLATEESMAIISTLDEGVSTDTVINERTVGFWAGLQNYIHDYLENVTLQDVIDGTYAKLDTKYDNWDGSI; from the coding sequence ATGAGGATTTCCACAAAAGGTCGCTATGCATTGATGGTTCTCATCGATTTAGCAGAGCAAGGTCAGGATAAACCGGTTTCCTTGCGATCCGTTGCAGAACGACAAGGTATATCTGAGAAATACCTTGAGGGTATTGTGGCTCGTTTGGGTGCCGCTAACCTGGTGGATAGTATTCGTGGTAAATACGGAGGCTATCGCTTATCTAAAAGCCCTAAAGAGTACACTATTATTGAAATTTTGCTTGCCACGGAAGAATCCATGGCTATCATCTCCACTCTTGATGAAGGGGTGAGTACTGATACAGTAATCAATGAAAGAACTGTTGGTTTCTGGGCAGGATTACAAAACTATATTCATGATTATCTAGAAAACGTAACTCTTCAAGATGTAATTGATGGAACTTACGCTAAACTTGATACAAAATATGATAATTGGGATGGTTCTATTTAA
- the cysK gene encoding cysteine synthase A: protein MSNIAKSFVELIGKTPLLAATRFGKKYGADANIFAKLEYFNPGGSVKDRIAAAIIQAAVESGELQPGGTIVEATSGNTGIGLSAVGAALGYKVVIVMPETMSIERRKLMLGYGAQLVLTDGSLGMKGAIAKAKEIVTATAGAIEAGQFVNQANPAIHYKTTGPEIWQDTDGTVDIYVAGVGTGGTLTGAGRYLKEQNPDVKIVAVEPTDSPVLSNGKPGPHKIQGLGAGFIPDTLDTSIYDEVIQVTNDDAFATSQAFGHTEGILVGISSGAALWAAQELAKRPENKGKNIVVILPDTGERYLSTALFPEV from the coding sequence ATGTCTAATATTGCAAAATCTTTCGTTGAATTAATTGGTAAAACACCTTTGTTGGCAGCTACACGTTTTGGTAAAAAATATGGCGCAGATGCAAATATTTTTGCTAAATTGGAATACTTTAATCCAGGTGGCTCTGTTAAAGATCGTATTGCTGCAGCAATTATTCAAGCAGCTGTTGAATCTGGTGAATTACAACCAGGTGGTACAATCGTAGAAGCTACATCTGGTAACACTGGTATCGGTTTATCCGCTGTTGGTGCTGCTCTTGGCTATAAAGTTGTAATCGTAATGCCAGAAACAATGTCCATCGAACGCCGTAAATTGATGCTTGGCTATGGTGCTCAACTCGTGTTGACTGATGGCTCTCTTGGCATGAAAGGTGCCATTGCAAAAGCTAAAGAAATCGTAACAGCTACAGCTGGTGCCATCGAGGCGGGTCAATTCGTAAATCAAGCAAACCCAGCAATTCACTATAAAACAACTGGTCCTGAAATCTGGCAAGATACAGATGGTACAGTAGATATCTACGTAGCTGGTGTTGGTACAGGCGGTACTTTGACTGGTGCAGGTCGTTATTTAAAAGAACAAAACCCTGACGTAAAAATTGTGGCTGTTGAACCAACTGATTCCCCAGTATTGTCCAATGGCAAACCTGGTCCTCACAAAATCCAAGGCTTAGGCGCTGGCTTCATTCCTGATACTTTAGATACTTCCATTTATGATGAAGTAATCCAAGTAACTAATGATGATGCATTTGCTACATCTCAAGCATTTGGTCATACAGAAGGTATCCTAGTTGGTATTTCCTCTGGTGCTGCTCTTTGGGCTGCTCAAGAATTGGCTAAACGTCCTGAGAATAAAGGCAAAAACATCGTAGTAATTCTTCCTGATACAGGTGAACGCTACTTGTCCACTGCATTATTCCCAGAAGTATAA